In Clupea harengus chromosome 1, Ch_v2.0.2, whole genome shotgun sequence, one DNA window encodes the following:
- the LOC105891865 gene encoding RING finger protein 151-like isoform X2, whose translation MDNNVERNDQDLICTICQGVLRCPVRAPCHHIFCKKCILQWLKRQETCPCCRKPINHNLILVMYKLSKSIGRLKIKCKNEIRGCRATFPLAEQYCHSLACVFELVGCPYRGCRAQLLRRDLETHARHCEHWRRPCHMGCGALVSHGTWTQHNCYQQLRLQHEAQRQSHRAVAIALQRKMRRMQKAMAHMKEQIALICESLEVMDEQQEQEEEGSNSERSNSRSSSF comes from the exons ACCAAGACCTGATTTGTACCATATGTCAAGGTGTTCTTAGATGTCCAGTGCGGGCACCTTGCCACCACATCTTCTGCAAAAAATGCATTTTACAGTGGCTGAAAAG gcaGGAGACATGTCCTTGTTGTCGAAAACCAATTAATCATAATTTAATATTGGTGATGTACAAATTGAGCAAGTCAATTGGCCGTTTAAAGATTAAG TGCAAGAACGAGATCCGTGGTTGCCGCGCAACCTTTCCACTGGCAGAGCAATACTGCCACAGCCTGGCCTGTGTGTTCGAGCTGGTGGGGTGCCCGTACCGCGGCTGCCGTGCCCAACTGCTGCGCCGTGACCTGGAGACCCATGCACGGCACTGTGAGCACTGGAGGCGACCGTGCCACATGGGCTGCGGAGCACTGGTGAGCCATGGTACATGGACACAGCACAATTGCTACCAGCAGCTGCGTCTGCAGCACGAGGCACAGCGTCAAAGCCACCGTGCAGTCGCTATTGCACTCCAAAGGAAGATGAGGCGCATGCAGAAGGCCATGGCCCACATGAAGGAGCAGATTGCCCTGATCTGTGAGAGCCTGGAGGTTATGGATGAGCAACAGGAGCAGGAAGAAGAGGGCAGCAACAGTGAGAGAAGCAACAGCAGAAGCAGTAGCTTCTGA
- the rps2 gene encoding 40S ribosomal protein S2 — protein MADDAGARGGFRGGFGTGDRGRGRGRGRGRGRGRGRGARGGKSEDKEWVPVTKLGRLVKDMKIKSLEEIYLYSLPIKESEIIDFFLGTALKDEVLKIMPVQKQTRAGQRTRFKAFVAIGDYNGHVGLGVKCSKEVATAIRGAIILAKLSIVPVRRGYWGNKIGKPHTVPCKVTGRCGSVLVRLIPAPRGTGIVSAPVPKKLLMMAGIDDCYTSARGCTATLGNFAKATFDAISKTYSYLTPDLWKETVFTKSPYQEFTDHLAKTHSRVAVQKALQAAA, from the exons ATGGCGGACGACGCCGGTGCTAGAGGAGGCTTTCGTGGAGGTTTCGGGACCGGGGACCGGGGTCGCGGCCGTGGCCGTGGACGCGGTAGAGGCCGCGGCCGTGGTCGTGGTGCCAGGGGTGGCAAATCCGAGGACAAGGAG TGGGTGCCCGTGACCAAGCTCGGTCGCCTGGTCAAGGACATGAAGATCAAGTCCCTGGAGGAGATCTACCTGTACTCCCTCCCTATCAAAGAGTCTGAAATCATTGACTTTTTCCTGGGGACTGCTCTGAAGGATGAGGTTCTGAAAATCATGCCTGTACAGAAGCAGACCCGTGCTGGACAGCGCACCAGGTTCAAG GCCTTTGTTGCCATTGGTGACTACAATGGCCATGTTGGCCTGGGAGTGAAGTGCTCCAAAGAGGTGGCAACTGCTATCCGTGGTGCCATCATCTTGGCCAAGCTGTCCATCGTCCCTGTGAGGAGAGGCTACTGGGGTAACAAGATCGGAAAGCCCCACACTGTACCCTGCAAG GTGACTGGTCGCTGTGGCTCAGTCCTTGTACGTCTGATTCCTGCCCCCCGTGGTACTGGCATCGTGTCTGCTCCCGTTCCTAAGAAGCTTCTTATGATGGCTGGTATTGACGATTGCTACACCTCGGCCAGGGGCTGCACTGCCACTCTGGGCAACTTTG CCAAGGCCACGTTTGATGCCATCTCCAAGACGTACAGCtatctgacccctgacctctggaAGGAAACCGTGTTCACCAAGTCTCCTTATCAG GAATTCACGGATCATCTGGCAAAGACCCATTCCAGGGTTGCTGTTCAGAAGGCTCTCCAGGCAGCCGCTTAA
- the ndufb10 gene encoding NADH dehydrogenase [ubiquinone] 1 beta subcomplex subunit 10 → MPQEYEKDAYPEPPKQTPVTEKETTLPNPALITSKLFYYSVDLPVTKFRDIIDGIRGQNKYYYYHQNFRRVPDLTECVEGDYLCYYEAEMQWRRDFKVDQEILKVMQERLRACQQREGHSYVQNCDNEVKHFNQVAQAYNSRYGDLGAHANSRRCLMKQKERMIEQQQKA, encoded by the exons ATGCCGCAGGAATACGAGAAAGATGCATACCCAGAGCCTCCTAAACAGACACCGGTTACCGAGAAGGAGACAACCCTTCCTAATCCAGCTTTGATTACCTCCAAATTGTTCTATTACTCCGTGGACCTTCCTGTCACCAAGTTTAGAG ACATCATAGATGGTATTCGGGGTCAGAACAAGTACTACTACTATCACCAGAATTTCCGACGTGTGCCTGATCTGACTGAATGCGTGGAGGGCGACTACCTGTGCTACTATGAGGCGGAGATGCAGTGGAGGAGAGATTT TAAGGTTGACCAGGAGATACTGAAAGTAATGCAGGAGCGTCTTCGAGCATGCCAGCAGCGGGAGGGCCACAGCTACGTGCAGAACTGTGACAATGAAGTGAAGCACTTCAATCAAGTCGCCCAGGCCTATAACTCTCGTT ATGGAGACTTGGGAGCTCACGCAAACAGCCGCAGGTGTCTGATGAAGCAAAAGGAGAGGATGATCGAACAGCAGCAGAAGGCTTGA
- the LOC105891865 gene encoding RING finger protein 151-like isoform X1: MADPELCLESGGYDADSFVDPPDQDLICTICQGVLRCPVRAPCHHIFCKKCILQWLKRQETCPCCRKPINHNLILVMYKLSKSIGRLKIKCKNEIRGCRATFPLAEQYCHSLACVFELVGCPYRGCRAQLLRRDLETHARHCEHWRRPCHMGCGALVSHGTWTQHNCYQQLRLQHEAQRQSHRAVAIALQRKMRRMQKAMAHMKEQIALICESLEVMDEQQEQEEEGSNSERSNSRSSSF; the protein is encoded by the exons GCTGATCCAGAGCTATGTTTGGAGAGTGGAGGTTATGATGCGGATTCTTTTGTTGACCCTCCAGACCAAGACCTGATTTGTACCATATGTCAAGGTGTTCTTAGATGTCCAGTGCGGGCACCTTGCCACCACATCTTCTGCAAAAAATGCATTTTACAGTGGCTGAAAAG gcaGGAGACATGTCCTTGTTGTCGAAAACCAATTAATCATAATTTAATATTGGTGATGTACAAATTGAGCAAGTCAATTGGCCGTTTAAAGATTAAG TGCAAGAACGAGATCCGTGGTTGCCGCGCAACCTTTCCACTGGCAGAGCAATACTGCCACAGCCTGGCCTGTGTGTTCGAGCTGGTGGGGTGCCCGTACCGCGGCTGCCGTGCCCAACTGCTGCGCCGTGACCTGGAGACCCATGCACGGCACTGTGAGCACTGGAGGCGACCGTGCCACATGGGCTGCGGAGCACTGGTGAGCCATGGTACATGGACACAGCACAATTGCTACCAGCAGCTGCGTCTGCAGCACGAGGCACAGCGTCAAAGCCACCGTGCAGTCGCTATTGCACTCCAAAGGAAGATGAGGCGCATGCAGAAGGCCATGGCCCACATGAAGGAGCAGATTGCCCTGATCTGTGAGAGCCTGGAGGTTATGGATGAGCAACAGGAGCAGGAAGAAGAGGGCAGCAACAGTGAGAGAAGCAACAGCAGAAGCAGTAGCTTCTGA